One part of the Nostoc sp. PCC 7120 = FACHB-418 genome encodes these proteins:
- a CDS encoding serine/threonine-protein kinase, whose protein sequence is MTKLYCSKGHENYPGTRFCLTCGEKLVDNFITQSIQPGLTLSDRYLIVRQVGQGGFGRTYLAEDINRFRELCILKEFSPQVQTAYVLQKAEELFQREAKVLHQLQHPQIPRFREIFRVNLAGKEYLFLVQDYVEGETYSGLLNHRIQQGLRFTEAEIRQLLQQILPVLDYIHSLGVIHRDISPDNLILRSVDKLPVLIDFGGVKQVVAVVASQYYQPGVVASPPAATLLGKVGFAPPEQMQTGNVSPHSDLYALAVTAVVLLTGKQPQELLDTYNLSWNWQREISLSPILGQVLDKMLAARPGDRYQSAQQVLHALNPAPTNYPPTQAPTPTSVPIPPPVPTPDTIAIAPSLPTPTISPAPQRKNWLIPTAALLLVGTAGLVWLGMSNSDRHSISVEPTPTPTETQPTNPLDKYSPTERRRKQRLNDRRQQLGIDFNFYINVVNQIFWDRNPSERGRTLSDGAEDENLRAEWDAVAAELLDKLKPLSNKARRQLGTYTAAERDRWKVEVNQINVGSRSLYDLGDAAFFKAFPEQKGKNFIEQPIGQVWQAFVSDKLSAIVAGSAFQKIVFDPGAINKTVSGTLQPAGGKVFIADLAQDQSLELQLKANPKVLLSVYSPSGKTIFLEDSEKRSLSTELPESGFYEFVVVSTASTSADYRLTLTAENPTPPPEPTPTPSETPTPTPTPTPSETPTETPTPTPTTTP, encoded by the coding sequence ATGACTAAATTATATTGTTCAAAAGGACACGAGAATTACCCAGGGACTCGGTTCTGTCTTACGTGTGGTGAGAAGTTAGTGGATAATTTTATAACTCAGAGTATTCAACCGGGGTTAACTTTAAGCGATCGCTATCTGATTGTACGTCAAGTTGGTCAGGGGGGATTTGGGCGCACTTATTTAGCTGAAGATATTAACCGTTTCCGCGAACTTTGTATTTTAAAAGAATTTTCACCCCAAGTTCAAACAGCCTACGTCTTACAAAAAGCAGAGGAGTTGTTTCAACGAGAAGCTAAGGTTCTCCATCAGCTACAACATCCCCAAATACCCCGCTTTCGAGAAATATTTCGTGTCAATCTAGCGGGTAAGGAATATTTATTTTTAGTTCAAGATTATGTAGAAGGGGAAACTTACAGTGGGTTATTAAATCACCGCATACAGCAAGGGTTAAGATTCACAGAAGCAGAAATCCGCCAACTGTTGCAGCAAATTCTCCCAGTTTTGGACTATATCCATTCTCTGGGTGTGATTCATCGAGATATATCGCCAGATAATCTCATTCTTCGCAGTGTTGACAAACTACCAGTATTGATTGATTTTGGTGGTGTCAAACAAGTAGTAGCCGTTGTTGCATCTCAATATTATCAACCGGGTGTAGTTGCATCTCCTCCAGCCGCTACCCTACTAGGTAAAGTGGGATTTGCACCACCAGAACAGATGCAAACTGGAAATGTCTCTCCCCACAGTGATTTATATGCTTTGGCGGTCACGGCAGTAGTTTTACTGACTGGAAAACAACCCCAGGAATTACTTGATACATATAATTTATCTTGGAATTGGCAACGAGAAATTAGCCTTAGTCCCATTTTGGGGCAAGTGTTAGATAAAATGCTGGCGGCTAGACCAGGCGATCGCTATCAGTCAGCCCAGCAAGTCTTACACGCACTTAACCCAGCACCAACCAATTACCCGCCTACCCAAGCCCCCACTCCTACCTCCGTTCCCATACCACCACCTGTTCCTACACCCGATACAATTGCTATTGCCCCATCTCTCCCCACTCCCACCATTTCCCCAGCACCTCAAAGAAAAAACTGGTTGATACCAACCGCCGCACTCTTATTAGTCGGTACGGCTGGCTTAGTTTGGTTAGGGATGAGTAACAGCGATCGCCACTCTATCTCCGTTGAACCCACTCCCACACCCACAGAGACACAACCCACCAACCCCCTAGATAAATACTCCCCCACAGAACGACGACGCAAACAAAGATTGAACGATCGCCGTCAACAGTTGGGTATAGATTTTAACTTTTATATTAATGTAGTTAATCAAATTTTCTGGGACAGAAACCCCAGTGAACGGGGACGCACCCTCAGCGATGGGGCAGAAGATGAAAACTTACGGGCAGAATGGGATGCAGTCGCCGCCGAATTGTTAGATAAACTCAAACCCCTGAGTAATAAAGCTAGACGACAACTAGGTACTTATACTGCCGCAGAACGCGATCGCTGGAAAGTAGAAGTTAATCAAATCAACGTTGGTAGCCGTTCTTTATATGATTTAGGTGATGCAGCCTTCTTCAAAGCATTTCCTGAACAGAAGGGCAAAAACTTTATTGAGCAACCAATTGGACAAGTTTGGCAAGCCTTTGTTAGTGATAAACTGAGTGCGATCGTTGCGGGTAGCGCCTTTCAAAAAATTGTCTTTGATCCAGGCGCTATAAATAAAACAGTCAGTGGCACTCTCCAGCCTGCTGGCGGTAAAGTTTTTATTGCTGACTTAGCTCAAGACCAATCTCTAGAATTGCAGCTAAAAGCCAACCCTAAAGTTTTATTGTCTGTATATTCCCCCTCAGGAAAAACAATATTTTTAGAAGATTCTGAAAAACGTAGTTTATCAACTGAACTCCCAGAATCTGGATTTTATGAGTTCGTTGTCGTGTCTACTGCGTCCACATCCGCAGATTATCGACTCACCCTCACAGCAGAAAATCCCACCCCACCACCAGAACCTACGCCTACCCCCAGCGAAACCCCCACACCTACCCCTACACCTACCCCAAGTGAAACGCCCACAGAAACACCCACGCCTACACCAACAACTACACCGTAA